From Quercus lobata isolate SW786 chromosome 1, ValleyOak3.0 Primary Assembly, whole genome shotgun sequence, one genomic window encodes:
- the LOC115987058 gene encoding alpha carbonic anhydrase 7-like yields the protein MKLATRIFFCAFFIVLVLHTHPATSQEVEDEGEFNYDEKSEKGPSRWGEIRPEWSMCGHGTMQSPIDLLNKRVEVVSHLGRLKRSYKPAYATLKNRGHDMMLKWEGGAGYIQINETQYVLKQCHWHSPSEHTLDGRQFDLEVHLVHESSDGKVAVIGIMYKIGRPDSFLSSLTDHLEAITNTNEAESVAGLIDPRNIKIGSRKYYRYQGSLTIPPCTQNVSWTIVGKVRTVTQEQVKLLRVAVHDASDTNARPLQPINKRMVHLYRPSDPKDD from the exons ATGAAGCTTGCAACCCGAATCTTCTTTTGTGCCTTCTTCATTGTTCTTGTTTTGCATACACACCCAGCAACATCTCAAGAAGTTG AGGATGAGGGAGAATTTAACTATGATGAGAAAAGTGAAAAGGGACCTTCTCGATGGGGAGAGATTCGACCCGAATGGAGCATGTGCGGACATGGAACAATGCAATCTCCAATTGATTTGTTGAATAAGAGGGTTGAAGTGGTGTCCCATTTGGGGAGACTTAAGAGGAGTTACAAGCCCGCTTATGCCACCCTTAAGAATAGAGGTCATGACATGATG CTGAAATGGGAAGGCGGTGCAGGATACATTCAAATAAATGAAACTCAATATGTACTCAAACAGTGCCACTGGCATTCACCTTCTGAACACACACTCGATGGCCGGCAGTTTGATCTTGAGGTGCATTTGGTTCATGAGAGCTCGGATGGAAAAGTTGCTGTGATTGGAATCATGTACAAGATTGGACGTCCTGATTCTTTCTTGTCATCG TTGACGGATCATTTAGAAGCCATTACCAACACCAATGAAGCAGAGAGCGTGGCGGGATTGATTGACCCAAGGAATATAAAGATAGGCAGTAGAAAGTATTACAGATATCAAGGCTCTCTTACAATTCCCCCTTGTACTCAAAATGTTTCATGGACCATTGTGGGAAAG GTGAGGACTGTTACACAAGAACAAGTGAAGTTGCTTCGCGTGGCTGTTCATGAT gcTTCAGATACTAATGCAAGACCACTGCAACCAATAAACAAGCGCATGGTGCATCTTTATAGACCAAGTGATCCCAAAGACGATTAA